A portion of the Rhinolophus sinicus isolate RSC01 linkage group LG03, ASM3656204v1, whole genome shotgun sequence genome contains these proteins:
- the KCTD7 gene encoding BTB/POZ domain-containing protein KCTD7 — MVVVTGREPDSRRPDGAMSSSDAEDDFLEPATPTATQAGHALPLLPQEFPEVVPLNIGGAYFTTRLSTLRRYEDTMLAAMFSGRHYIPTDAEGRYFIDRDGTHFGDVLNFLRSGDLPPRERVRAVYREAQYYAIGPLLERLEDMQPLKGERVRQAFLGLMPYYRDHLERIVEIARLRAVQRKARFAKLKVCVFKEEMPITPYECPLLNSLRFERSDSDGQLFEHHCEVDVSFGPWEAVADVYDLLHCLVTDLSAQGLVVDHQCIGVCDKHLVNHYYCKRPIYEFKITWCNSRGCPQDPAEKTS, encoded by the exons ATGGTGGTAGTCACGGGGCGCGAGCCAGACAGCCGTCGCCCGGACGGTGCCATGTCCAGCTCCGACGCCGAAGACGACTTTCTGGAGCCGGCCACCCCGACGGCCACACAGGCGGGGCACGCGCTGCCCCTGCTGCCTCAGGAG TTTCCTGAGGTTGTCCCCCTTAACATTGGAGGGGCTTACTTCACCACACGACTGTCTACCTTGAGGCGCTACGAAGACACCATGCTGGCTGCCATGTTCAGCGGACGCCATTACATCCCCACCGATGCTGAGGGCCGGTACTTCATTGATCGGGACGGCACACACTTTGG AGACGTGCTGAATTTCCTGCGCTCAGGGGACCTGCCGCCCAGGGAACGTGTGCGGGCTGTGTACCGAGAGGCCCAGTACTATGCCATTGGGCCCCTGCTGGAGCGGCTGGAGGACATGCAGCCGCTGAAGGGGGAGAGAGTGCGCCAGGCGTTCCTGGGACTCATGCCCTATTACAGAG ACCATTTGGAGCGGATTGTGGAGATTGCCCGGCTCCGCGCAGTGCAGCGGAAGGCACGCTTTGCCAAGCTCAAGGTCTGTGTCTTCAAGGAGGAGATGCCCATCACCCCCTACGAGTGTCCACTCCTCAACTCCCTGCGCTTCGAGCGGAGCGATAGTGATGGGCAGCTTTTTGAGCACCACTGTGAAGTGGACGTGTCCTTTGGGCCCTGGGAGGCTGTGGCCGACGTGTACGACCTGCTGCACTGCCTGGTCACCGACCTCTCAGCCCAGGGCCTCGTCGTGGACCACCAGTGTATTGGGGTGTGTGACAAGCACCTCGTCAACCACTACTACTGCAAGCGCCCCATCTATGAGTTCAAGATCACATGGTG CAACAGCAGAGGATGCCCACAGGACCCTGCTGAGAAGACAAGTTAA